A window from Telopea speciosissima isolate NSW1024214 ecotype Mountain lineage chromosome 8, Tspe_v1, whole genome shotgun sequence encodes these proteins:
- the LOC122670333 gene encoding cytoskeletal protein Sojo-like produces MRKLFFFRSSASSSGSSNAAPPTPTSEKGFWETPWENGVNNASDKVPAPSGLRRSLSFSSADVYVGGLGERNLTHSTESSKAPTISNILPQVSDFPVRCRSVTPEKKQFKAKSGDGDTIRNAYRVGKTDSPNSSRSCHEYSGNSSCSSDPVPLKCGSTRLNHASNKILDLYIDGEQQQERNLKTKNSLYRRNLKCNGNGGSGLPPRVQSSAPSSPTDSKINARSYSFGEMRETKIRQSTREWKKNDLGTVNPQKNAKDVIERLCKLPPQKPKTTLWGLNPDTPAPVEDIFEDYSDVHVYPKSVGVALKSCTSDGPYGSMNGFHKEESSGIQKSKCFHGEDPGGLLAMQTEGNIDDMELQRKAKEAAERVLLFSEEVENETLLRDSSFSVSAMFQKIKILTQERRNLALEISAQLQSRITERASANEALKVSKVELDCQTWQLEKEKKELQLRLDRELDRRSRDWSFKLEKYQSEERRLRERVSELAEQNVSLQREVSALNGRDMESKSWITDSELQLKELIVRVDEARGENQELKQTMLELQERVQAAEADRECIQRSYKEKEKENKELQKAVTRLQRTCSEQEKTIGGLQQGLVEEIERKQSSEKLDNCFGKLKMEQVRLTGVEQSLRREVESYRLEVESLRHENINLLDRLRATGNDGGSLYYKVDQELLARVECLQKQGLSLLNECNQLCIKLLEFIKEKPGKTLEAASDTEQCQASKNGLDVYFVVESDMKVQSFKREIENMRKSLQTIAEVLNEKSNPISFESQSQCKGDGGFGNCCALEDDIEFKLKAETLLTIVLREKLYSKELEIEQLQAEVSTVVRGHDILRCEVQSTGDALSCVTHKMNGLELQMLRKDEIINQLKCDLQECTKELTITKGILPKVSEERDLMWEQVKQYSEKNMLLNSEVNWLKKKIEALDEDILLKEGQITILKDSLSSKSFDLLYSPNSLQEFAIE; encoded by the exons ATGAGGAAGCTATTCTTTTTTAGATCATCTGCATCTAGCAGTGGAAGCAGCAATGCAGCCCCTCCAACACCAACCAGTGAGAAGGGTTTTTGGGAGACCCCATGGGAAAATGGAGTAAACAATGCAAGTGACAAAGTTCCAGCTCCTTCAGGTCTTAGACGGAGCCTCTCATTTTCTTCAGCAGACGTATATGTTGGTGGCCTGGGGGAGAGGAACTTAACTCACTCGACTGAGTCAAGTAAAGCTCCAACTATCAGCAACATTCTGCCCCAGGTCTCTGATTTTCCAGTTCG ATGCCGTTCTGTTACCCCAGAGAAGAAACAATTCAAAGCTAAAAGTGGTGATGGAGATACTATTCGAAACGCATATAGAGTAGGGAAGACTGATTCTCCTAATTCATCTCGATCTTGCCATGAATACTCAGGGAACTCTTCCTGTAGCTCTGATCCAGTCCCTTTAAAATGCGGTTCAACTCGTTTAAATCATGCCTCAAACAAGATTCTAGATCTTTACATTGATGGTGAACAGCAACAGGAAAGGAATCTGAAGACCAAGAATAGTTTGTATCGAAGAAACCTTAAATGTAATGGAAATGGAGGTAGTGGGCTTCCCCCTCGAGTACAGTCCTCAGCACCATCTTCACCAACAGACAGTAAAATCAATGCTAGATCTTATTCATTTGGGGAAATGAGGGAGACAAAAATTAGACAGTCAACCAGAGAGTGGAAGAAAAATGACCTTGGAACTGTAAATCCACAGAAAAATGCAAAAGATGTCATTGAGAGACTCTGTAAGCTGCCCCCCCAGAAACCCAAGACAACTTTATGGGGTCTTAACCCTGACACTCCAGCTCCAGTTGAAGATATTTTCGAGGACTACTCAGATGTACATGTGTATCCAAAGTCAGTCGGAGTGGCATTAAAAAGTTGTACATCAGATGGTCCTTACGGATCCATGAATGGATTTCATAAGGAGGAAAGCTCAGGAATTCAGAAATCTAAATGTTTTCATGGTGAAGATCCAGGGGGTCTGCTTGCAATGCAAACAGAAGGGAACATTGATGATATGGAATTACAGAGGAAAGCAAAGGAAGCTGCAGAAAGGGTGTTGCTTTTTTCAGAAGAGGTTGAAAATGAAACCCTCCTTCGAGATAGTAGTTTCAGTGTATCAGCAATGttccagaaaattaaaatcctCACTCAGGAGCGGAGAAACTTGGCTCTTGAGATATCAGCCCAGTTACAGAGTCGAATCACTGAGAGGGCTTCTGCTAATGAAGCACTTAAGGTGTCAAAGGTTGAATTGGACTGCCAAACCTGGCAActggagaaagagaagaaagagttgCAGTTAAGATTAGACAGAGAGTTAGACAGAAGATCAAGAGACTGGTCCTTTAAGCTTGAGAAATACCAATCTGAAGAGCGGAGGCTCCGGGAGCGGGTAAGCGAGCTGGCAGAGCAAAATGTCTCCCTGCAAAGAGAAGTGTCTGCCCTTAATGGCAGAGATATGGAAAGCAAAAGTTGGATAACAGATTCAGAGCTACAACTGAAGGAACTTATAGTAAGGGTGGATGAAGCAAGAGGAGAAAACCAAGAGCTAAAGCAGACTATGTTAGAGCTACAAGAGCGTGTTCAAGCAGCTGAAGCAGACCGCGAATGCATCCAGAGAAgctacaaagaaaaagagaaggaaaacaaGGAGTTGCAAAAGGCTGTTACAAGGTTACAGAGGACCTGCAGTGAACAAGAGAAGACAATTGGTGGGTTGCAACAAGGACTAGTTGAGGAAATTGAAAGGAAGCAGTCGTCAGAAAAGTTGGACAATTGTTTTGGTAAATTGAAGATGGAACAAGTAAGATTAACAGGGGTAGAGCAGTCTTTAAGAAGAGAGGTGGAATCCTATCGACTTGAAGTTGAGTCCCTTCGGCATGAGAATATTAATTTGTTGGACCGCTTAAGAGCCACTGGGAATGATGGTGGGTCTTTATATTACAAAGTAGATCAGGAGCTGTTGGCCCGGGTTGAGTGCTTACAGAAGCAAGGGCTGTCATTGCTCAATGAATGCAATCAGTTATGCATAAAGTTACTAGAATTTATCAAGGAGAAACCAGGCAAAACTTTGGAAGCAGCATCAGATACTGAACAGTGTCAGGCATCTAAGAATGGATTAGATGTGTACTTTGTTGTGGAATCCGATATGAAAGTTCAGAGTTTTAAGAGGGAAAttgaaaatatgagaaaaagtcTACAGACAATAGCTGAAGTGTTGAATGAGAAGTCCAACCCAATTTCTTTTGAATCTCAGTCACAATGCAAGGGGGATGGTGGGTTTGGAAATTGTTGTGCCCTTGAG GATGATATTGAATTCAAGCTCAAGGCAGAAACTCTACTAACAATTGTATTGAGAGAAAAGTTGTACTCAAAGGAACTGGAAATTGAGCAATTGCAAGCTGAGGTGTCAACAGTGGTAAGGGGTCATGACATCCTTAGGTGTGAAGTCCAATCTACTGGAGATGCTCTTTCTTGTGTGACCCACAAGATGAACGGACTTGAACTTCAG ATGCTAAGGAAGGATGAGATCATAAACCAGCTTAAATGTGACTTGCAAGAATGCACAAAGGAGTTAACAATTACAAAGGGAATATTGCCTAAAGTTTCTGAGGAACGAGATTTGATGTGGGAGCAAGTGAAGCAGTACAGCGAGAAGAACATGTTATTAAACTCTGAAGTTAACTGgttgaaaaagaagatagaagcTCTTGACGAAGACATACTCCTGAAAGAGGGCCAGATCACAATCTTAAAAGACAGTCTCAGCAGCAAATCATTTGACCTCCTCTACAGTCCTAATTCTCTGCAAGAATTCGCAATTGAATGA
- the LOC122670671 gene encoding hydroquinone glucosyltransferase-like, translating to METTHIAILPSLGMGHIIPLAELANRLIHHHHHHHHLSITFIIPTNGPLSKYAEEILHNLPKTINSVLLPPANLDDLNDVRPLTRICHTISRSLPSLREVLKVLSTTTRLTALIVDQFGTDTFDIAKEFNVSPYIFCPMAAMVLSWKFHLPKLDEMYSCEYRDLEKPVKLPGCIPIHGRDLFRPIQDRKNEDYTWFLHHCKRFGLAQGIILNSFMDLEPSVIDAIKEGKEDLNMPPVYPVGPLVQSGSKDGVDHIPDCLKWLDDQPHGSVLFVSFGSGGTLSPEQFTELAFGLELSEQRFLWVVRSPTRKAPMTNFFDAQSIEDPFAFLPEGFLERTKGRGLVLSSWAPQIQVLSHASTGGFLTHCGWNSTLESIVHGVPLIAWPLYAEQRMNAVMLVQDMKVAFSLKEGEDGMVKREEIAAVVKCLMEGEEGMRKRNRVRELKDAAAKALSENGSSTQSLLEVTHKLKT from the coding sequence ATGGAAACAACCCACATCGCCATTCTACCTTCCCTAGGGATGGGTCACATCATCCCACTAGCAGAGCTTGCAAACCGACtcatccaccaccaccaccaccaccaccacctctctattACCTTCATCATCCCAACAAATGGTCCCCTTTCTAAATACGCAGAAGAAATCCTACATAACCTTCCCAAAACCATCAATTCAGTGCTTCTCCCTCCGGCAAACCTTGATGACCTCAACGACGTAAGGCCCTTGACACGCATCTGTCACACAATTTCCCGGTCCCTCCCTTCTCTCCGCGAGGTGCTCAAGGTCTTAAGCACCACCACTCGTCTTACTGCCTTGATTGTTGATCAGTTCGGCACCGATACATTTGATATCGCCAAGGAATTCAATGTTTCACCTTACATCTTCTGTCCAATGGCTGCGATGGTTTTGTCATGGAAGTTTCATTTGCCCAAGCTTGATGAGATGTACTCTTGTGAGTATAGAGACCTGGAAAAGCCAGTAAAATTGCCTGGTTGCATTCCAATTCATGGGAGAGATTTATTTAGGCCAATTCAAGATAGGAAGAACGAGGACTATACATGGTTTCTACACCATTGCAAACGCTTTGGATTGGCTCAAGGTATCATTTTAAATAGCTTTATGGATTTGGAACCAAGTGTTATAGATGCAATCAAGGAAGGTAAAGAAGATCTCAACATGCCGCCAGTCTACCCGGTTGGACCACTCGTGCAAAGTGGTTCAAAAGATGGGGTTGATCATATCCCTGATTGCTTGAAGTGGTTGGATGATCAACCTCATGGGTCTGTTCTGTTTGTATCATTTGGAAGTGGTGGGACTCTTTCACCAGAGCAATTTACTGAATTGGCTTTTGGATTGGAGCTAAGTGAGCAAAGATTTTTGTGGGTTGTTAGAAGCCCAACTCGGAAGGCACCAATGACCAACTTCTTTGATGCTCAAAGCATTGAAGACCCTTTTGCCTTTTTGCCTGAGGGGTTCTTGGAAAGAACAAAAGGGAGGGGCCTAGTATTGTCTTCATGGGCTCCTCAAATCCAAGTGCTAAGCCATGCCTCAACAGGTGGGTTCTTGACCCATTGTGGATGGAACTCAACCTTGGAGAGCATTGTACATGGTGTGCCTTTGATTGCTTGGCCTCTCTATGCAGAGCAAAGAATGAATGCAGTGATGCTTGTGCAGGACATGAAGGTGGCGTTTTCGCTTAAAGAAGGGGAAGATGGAATGGTAAAGCGAGAGGAGATTGCAGCAGTGGTGAAGTGTCtaatggaaggagaagaagggatgAGAAAGAGGAATAGGGTGAGGGAACTCAAGGATGCAGCAGCCAAGGCATTGAGTGAAAATGGTTCTTCAACACAGTCACTCTTGGAGGTGACACATAAATTGAAGACTTAA